In the Gossypium raimondii isolate GPD5lz chromosome 9, ASM2569854v1, whole genome shotgun sequence genome, one interval contains:
- the LOC105798238 gene encoding uncharacterized protein LOC105798238 gives MKAFKVVQNVLQGSKYCEMNLNGALHFNAMLYHCTSDSDKEVLPHEWYEKAFSKLTRLAHLLKDVDSVDGRLVNANDNSIIISDRIEHRMNAFKSLVRVFIGSPSVQRMLKKKISSFDCFGKPSEREPMIVNSLTLVSNVLNVTAQQRKLVRLTICPQVTQHRIWMGALEKILNELKLEIDLLNFQFPSKGTKMGKQIVYSCLKFLDESAVSNDFDSASWIRLSPAKVVDSPRKWEDVLEMFTDLINCLKSEKDWLYHLKTIEVMKEGVSQIRDVLVDNSIGYKDSRHQESLVQRKLSKTLGHSSRCLFTLLLYYLYGQVRDLEVDLCGAMYGNGIENRLTLCMGRVLTSNEEKMVWSGVKQLDRALGLFKFVWETAGMKGNLELQGHLWFVGPEERFFTYRGNAFFLHGISLGPKINSSKAL, from the coding sequence ATGAAGGCTTTTAAAGTTGTTCAAAATGTCCTCCAAGGTTCAAAGTATTGTGAAATGAACCTAAATGGTGCTCTGCATTTTAATGCAATGTTATATCACTGTACAAGTGATTCCGACAAAGAGGTCTTACCTCATGAATGGTATGAAAAGGCGTTTTCAAAGTTGACAAGATTGGCCCACTTGTTAAAAGATGTGGATTCAGTTGATGGACGGCTTGTGAATGCAAACGACAATTCAATCATCATCAGTGATCGAATTGAACATAGAATGAATGCTTTCAAGTCACTTGTGAGAGTCTTTATTGGGTCCCCATCAGTTCAGCGAAtgctaaagaaaaaaatatcttCATTTGACTGTTTTGGTAAACCTAGTGAAAGGGAGCCCATGATTGTGAATTCATTAACCTTAGTGAGCAATGTTTTGAATGTTACAGCTCAACAGAGGAAATTGGTGCGTCTAACAATATGTCCTCAGGTTACACAACACAGGATATGGATGGGTGCCCTTGAGAAAATATTGAATGAACTGAAATTGGAGATTGATTTATTGAATTTCCAATTCCCAAGTAAAGGAACTAAGATGGGTAAGCAGATAGTTTATAGCTGCCTTAAGTTCTTGGATGAGTCTGCTGTTTCTAATGACTTTGATTCTGCTTCATGGATTCGACTTTCACCTGCAAAAGTTGTTGACTCTCCTCGCAAATGGGAGGATGTTCTTGAGATGTTTACTGATCTCATTAATTGCTTGAAGAGTGAGAAGGATTGGCTTTATCATTTGAAAACGATTGAGGTGATGAAAGAAGGTGTGTCTCAGATTAGggatgtgttagttgataacaGTATTGGGTATAAGGATTCTAGGCACCAAGAAAGCCTTGTACAAAGGAAGCTATCTAAGACATTGGGACACTCGTCACGGTGCTTGTTCACACTTTTATTGTATTACCTCTACGGGCAGGTTAGAGATCTTGAAGTGGATTTGTGTGGAGCAATGTATGGGAACGGTATTGAGAATAGGCTTACCTTGTGCATGGGAAGAGTTCTGACTTCAAATGAGGAGAAGATGGTTTGGAGTGGGGTTAAGCAGTTGGATAGGGCTCTGGGGTTATTCAAGTTTGTATGGGAAACAGCAGGTATGAAAGGGAATCTGGAGTTGCAAGGTCACTTATGGTTTGTAGGGCCTGAGGAGAGATTTTTCACATATCGAGGAAATGCCTTCTTTCTACATGGGATCAGTCTTGGACCTAAGATTAACTCGTCAAAAGCTCTATGA